A stretch of Eubalaena glacialis isolate mEubGla1 chromosome 10, mEubGla1.1.hap2.+ XY, whole genome shotgun sequence DNA encodes these proteins:
- the LOC133098998 gene encoding large ribosomal subunit protein eL21-like has product MTNTKGKRRGTRYMFSRPFRKHGVVPLATCMRIYKKGDIVDIKGMGTVQKGMPHKCYHGKTGRVYNVTQHAVGITVNKQVKGKILAKRINVRIEHIKHPKSRDSFLKRVKENDQEKKGAKEKGTWVQLEHQPAPPREAHFVRTDGKEPELLEPIPYEFMA; this is encoded by the coding sequence ATGACCAAcacaaagggaaagaggaggggcaCCCGCTACATGTTCTCTAGGCCTTTTAGAAAACATGGAGTTGTTCCTTTGGCCACATGCATGCGAATCTACAAGAAAGGTGATATTGTAGATATCAAGGGAATGGGCACTGTTCAAAAAGGAATGCCCCACAAATGTTACCATGGCAAAACTGGGAGAGTCTACAATGTTACCCAGCATGCTGTTGGCATCACTGTAAACAAACAAGTTAAGGGCAAGATTCTTGCCAAGAGAATTAATGTGCGTATCGAGCATATTAAGCACCCTAAGAGCCGAGACAGCTTCCTGAAACGGGTGAAGGAAAATGATCAGGAAAAGAAGGGAGCCAAAGAGAAAGGTACTTGGGTTCAACTGGAGCACCAGCCTGCGCCACCCAGAGAAGCACACTTCGTGAGAACCGATGGAAAGGAGCCTGAACTGTTGGAGCCCATTCCCTATGAATTCATGGCATGA